The Alkalidesulfovibrio alkalitolerans DSM 16529 genome has a window encoding:
- a CDS encoding phage virion morphogenesis protein, translated as MINIEINDREVLDALEGLVRRLGNMSPAMQDIGELLAESAIQRFSDGVGPDGEAWKENSPATILAYVDKYKGSRSKRGGLTKKGQTRAGSKKPLIGETKSLSTMIHYSAGRDRVEIGSPQVYAAVQQFGAKRGQFGAAPWGDIPARPFLGVSDSDRGSILAIVSGYMLP; from the coding sequence ATGATCAATATCGAAATCAACGACAGAGAGGTTCTGGACGCCCTGGAGGGGCTTGTCCGTCGCCTCGGCAATATGTCTCCCGCCATGCAGGATATCGGGGAGCTGCTCGCCGAGAGCGCGATCCAGCGGTTCTCCGACGGCGTCGGCCCTGACGGCGAAGCGTGGAAGGAGAACTCCCCGGCGACCATCCTTGCCTATGTCGACAAGTACAAGGGTTCCCGCAGCAAGCGCGGCGGGCTGACCAAGAAAGGCCAGACCCGCGCTGGATCAAAGAAGCCGCTCATCGGCGAAACCAAATCCCTGTCCACGATGATACATTACAGCGCGGGTCGCGACAGGGTTGAAATTGGCAGCCCACAGGTTTATGCTGCCGTGCAGCAGTTCGGCGCGAAGCGCGGGCAATTCGGTGCGGCCCCCTGGGGCGATATCCCGGCCCGTCCTTTCCTTGGTGTTTCGGACAGCGACAGGGGCTCCATCCTGGCCATCGTATCGGGGTATATGCTGCCATGA
- a CDS encoding phage minor head protein: MSDPAAADPKVAGVLKRPFPEQVAFFRAKLGKMMPSAKWDDVWKGRHDQGFMVAGAAKADLLSDLAAAVDRVIAEGGSIQSFRKDFARIVERNGWDYRGEFNWRTRVIYTTNLSTSYAAGRLAQLREGGFEWWVYKHSDSSLHPRPLHVSWNGLTLRADDPWWKAHYPPNGWGCRCRVVGVRRPEDADRYGGKVRTAPDNGIDPKTGEPSGIDRGWGYMPGDTVSDAVRTMAAKTQQWDYSLAKSYMQGVPESVRDRLATAYRSLPSVADDVRRYAQAALDGRDVPPYRTMGLLTSADAKTVGGLTGARVDLFDYAIDQYAPRHILTGHGDAKSELARGQREVRVEDYALLPEMLNKPDLVEDGGMTKAGRPVVRISKEIGGEMRTAAFEIREKRRSLALQSMWIKAGAPPR, encoded by the coding sequence ATGTCTGATCCGGCCGCAGCTGACCCGAAGGTGGCGGGCGTACTCAAGCGCCCGTTTCCGGAGCAGGTCGCCTTTTTCCGGGCCAAGCTCGGCAAAATGATGCCGTCCGCCAAGTGGGACGACGTCTGGAAGGGGCGGCACGATCAGGGGTTCATGGTGGCCGGGGCCGCAAAGGCGGACCTGCTGTCCGACCTGGCCGCAGCGGTCGACAGGGTTATTGCCGAGGGCGGAAGTATTCAGTCCTTCCGCAAGGACTTTGCCCGAATCGTCGAGCGCAACGGCTGGGACTACCGGGGCGAGTTCAACTGGCGCACCAGGGTTATCTACACGACCAATCTTTCCACGAGCTACGCCGCCGGTCGCCTTGCGCAGCTGCGCGAGGGCGGCTTTGAGTGGTGGGTGTACAAGCACTCCGACAGCTCCCTTCATCCCCGTCCGCTGCATGTGTCCTGGAACGGTCTCACGCTGCGGGCTGACGATCCTTGGTGGAAGGCGCACTACCCTCCAAACGGGTGGGGCTGCCGATGCCGGGTTGTCGGCGTCAGGCGTCCCGAGGATGCCGACAGGTACGGCGGCAAGGTGCGCACGGCTCCGGATAATGGAATCGACCCCAAGACGGGAGAGCCGAGCGGCATCGACCGTGGATGGGGCTACATGCCCGGCGACACGGTTTCAGACGCCGTCCGGACGATGGCGGCCAAAACGCAGCAGTGGGATTATTCCCTGGCCAAGTCGTACATGCAGGGAGTTCCGGAGTCTGTCCGCGACAGGCTGGCCACGGCATATCGCAGCCTGCCTTCCGTGGCGGATGATGTTCGGCGTTATGCTCAGGCCGCGTTGGACGGCAGGGACGTCCCCCCGTATCGGACCATGGGCCTGCTCACAAGTGCAGACGCGAAGACGGTGGGAGGACTGACCGGCGCAAGGGTCGATCTGTTCGACTATGCGATCGACCAGTATGCACCCAGGCACATACTCACCGGGCATGGCGACGCCAAGTCAGAACTCGCCAGAGGCCAGCGGGAAGTAAGGGTCGAAGACTATGCCTTGCTGCCTGAAATGCTGAACAAGCCGGACCTGGTCGAGGACGGGGGCATGACCAAGGCTGGCCGCCCGGTCGTGCGGATATCGAAAGAGATTGGCGGCGAGATGCGCACGGCAGCTTTTGAGATTCGGGAAAAGAGAAGGTCGCTGGCTCTGCAGAGCATGTGGATAAAAGCAGGTGCGCCCCCGCGCTAA
- a CDS encoding DUF935 domain-containing protein: MVVDKKTLKSEVASAGLTGIRQAWTLRPMASLTPAHVVDILRRASLGDAKEYLLAAADIEEKDLHYRSVLQTRKLAAAGLPLSVSPADETPAAEKAAELVQDALERLDIPALLVGLLDALSKGYAVAEILWSTQGGRWLPQDALIREPHWFQFDRETGRHLRLYDGSPDGQELPEYKFICHAPRILAGIPIMGGLARSALWAWVFKSYALRDWAAFAELYGQPLRLGKYDASATQQDIDVLRRAVMDVGSDAAAVIPDSLKIEFQESTAKTASADLYQRLIEYLDRQVSKAVLGQTLTTDQGSSGSLAQATVHNEVRSDLLRADARSLSATLRRGLIGPIVRLNLGDAPLPHVELFVEEPEDMVALAGQLSKIVPLGAKVPERWVREKWGIPEAEGDEPLLGAVSAPENLKQTEQDKDKHSRKATAAHAQEASGEDVTPISPQAERMAADAEPGWATILEHIGKLVEDAPDLPTLRESLLASYADLPDGDLAEVMAMGFAAAELAGRYDVERESDV; the protein is encoded by the coding sequence ATGGTAGTAGATAAGAAGACACTGAAGTCCGAGGTGGCCTCGGCCGGGTTGACCGGCATACGGCAGGCGTGGACCTTGCGGCCCATGGCCTCGCTCACCCCGGCGCACGTGGTTGACATTTTGCGCAGGGCGAGCCTTGGCGACGCCAAGGAGTATCTGCTGGCCGCCGCAGACATTGAAGAGAAAGACCTGCACTACCGTTCGGTGTTGCAGACCCGCAAGCTGGCCGCCGCAGGGTTGCCGCTGTCCGTTTCTCCAGCCGACGAGACGCCCGCCGCCGAGAAGGCTGCGGAGCTTGTCCAAGACGCGCTGGAGAGGCTGGACATCCCCGCCCTGCTGGTGGGACTGCTTGACGCGCTGTCCAAGGGGTATGCCGTTGCGGAGATTCTCTGGTCCACCCAGGGCGGCCGGTGGTTGCCCCAGGACGCGCTGATCCGCGAGCCGCACTGGTTCCAGTTCGACCGGGAGACCGGCCGCCATCTGCGTCTGTACGACGGGTCGCCGGATGGCCAGGAGCTGCCGGAGTACAAGTTTATCTGCCATGCTCCGAGGATTCTGGCGGGCATTCCGATCATGGGCGGCCTCGCCCGTTCGGCGCTGTGGGCGTGGGTGTTCAAGAGTTATGCCCTGCGCGATTGGGCGGCATTCGCCGAGCTGTACGGCCAGCCGCTGCGCCTGGGCAAATACGACGCCTCGGCCACCCAGCAGGATATTGACGTGCTTCGCCGGGCGGTGATGGATGTCGGCTCCGATGCCGCCGCCGTTATTCCCGACAGCCTCAAGATCGAATTTCAGGAGTCGACGGCCAAGACGGCCAGCGCGGACCTGTACCAGCGCCTGATCGAATATCTGGACCGCCAGGTGAGCAAGGCCGTTTTGGGACAGACGCTGACGACAGACCAGGGTTCCAGCGGCAGCCTTGCCCAGGCCACGGTCCACAACGAGGTTCGCAGTGACCTCTTGCGCGCCGACGCACGTTCTTTGTCTGCGACGCTCCGCCGGGGTCTTATCGGCCCCATCGTGCGCTTGAACCTTGGAGATGCGCCCCTTCCTCACGTGGAACTGTTCGTTGAAGAGCCCGAGGACATGGTGGCGCTTGCGGGCCAGCTGTCCAAGATTGTCCCCCTCGGTGCCAAGGTGCCGGAGCGCTGGGTGCGTGAGAAGTGGGGCATCCCCGAAGCGGAAGGCGACGAGCCTCTTTTGGGTGCTGTATCCGCGCCGGAAAATCTCAAACAAACAGAGCAAGACAAAGACAAGCACTCCCGCAAGGCTACCGCCGCACACGCCCAGGAGGCTTCCGGAGAGGATGTGACCCCCATATCCCCCCAGGCCGAAAGGATGGCTGCGGATGCCGAGCCAGGGTGGGCGACCATTCTGGAGCACATCGGCAAGCTGGTCGAGGACGCTCCGGACCTTCCGACGCTTCGGGAGTCGCTGCTCGCAAGCTACGCCGATCTGCCCGATGGAGATCTGGCCGAAGTGATGGCCATGGGATTCGCCGCCGCCGAGCTGGCGGGGCGCTACGACGTGGAGAGGGAGTCTGATGTCTGA
- a CDS encoding terminase large subunit domain-containing protein encodes MSESVLYPYQRRYLNDTSRFKSGMWSRQTGKTFTTTLEAVLDCLDAETQGKSRRWTILSVSQARALDAMDNGVKLHLRAFKAGFEALAVPFAANELAFEVRLPKGSRIRCVAANPDTARGMTENLILDEFAHHKDNRAIWKALFPVISRPDLKLRVISTPGGVGDKFHEIMTDPESVFSRHIVTIYDAVADGLPRDVEELRRGMSDPEAWAQEFECQFVDAASAWLPYELVGSCEDEAAGIPAKYSGGHCFVGMDFAARGDLTVIAVLEMVGDVLWLRELVEMRRTSFAEQLSALDRIMKEYRVSRAALDQTGLGEMPVEEAKRRHGQYRVEGVLFSAVRKLDMATALKERMEDRSLRIPPRPELRSDLHSVKREASPTGAPRLIAERTTESGRSHADRFWALALAVSAAVEPSPVYAYETVSRRTWRGSEDNERW; translated from the coding sequence ATGAGCGAATCAGTCCTTTATCCGTACCAGCGCAGATACCTGAACGACACCTCCAGGTTTAAGTCGGGCATGTGGAGCCGTCAGACCGGCAAGACATTCACGACCACCCTGGAGGCCGTTCTGGACTGCCTTGACGCGGAGACGCAGGGCAAGTCTCGCCGATGGACCATTCTGTCCGTCAGCCAGGCCCGCGCCCTGGACGCCATGGACAACGGCGTGAAGCTCCACCTGCGCGCGTTCAAGGCCGGTTTCGAAGCGTTGGCCGTCCCCTTCGCCGCGAACGAGCTGGCCTTCGAGGTTAGGCTTCCCAAGGGGAGCCGCATACGGTGCGTGGCCGCGAACCCCGACACCGCGCGAGGTATGACGGAAAACCTCATTCTTGACGAGTTTGCCCACCATAAGGACAACCGGGCGATATGGAAGGCCCTCTTCCCCGTCATATCCCGCCCCGACCTCAAGCTGCGCGTCATATCCACGCCCGGCGGAGTCGGAGACAAATTTCACGAGATCATGACCGATCCCGAGTCGGTCTTCTCCCGGCACATTGTGACCATCTACGACGCCGTCGCCGACGGGCTCCCGCGAGACGTCGAAGAGCTGCGACGGGGCATGTCCGACCCGGAAGCCTGGGCGCAGGAGTTCGAGTGCCAGTTCGTCGACGCGGCCTCGGCCTGGCTCCCTTATGAGCTGGTCGGCAGCTGCGAGGACGAGGCCGCGGGGATTCCCGCAAAGTACTCCGGCGGCCATTGCTTTGTGGGGATGGACTTTGCGGCTCGCGGCGACCTGACCGTCATCGCCGTGCTGGAGATGGTCGGAGATGTCCTTTGGCTGCGGGAGCTGGTCGAAATGCGCCGGACGTCCTTTGCCGAGCAGCTGTCCGCCCTGGACAGGATCATGAAGGAATACCGGGTCTCCCGCGCCGCGCTCGACCAGACGGGTCTCGGCGAGATGCCCGTCGAAGAGGCAAAGCGTCGCCATGGCCAGTACCGTGTCGAAGGCGTCCTGTTCTCCGCAGTGCGCAAGCTCGACATGGCCACCGCGCTCAAGGAGCGCATGGAGGATCGCTCGCTGCGGATTCCGCCCCGGCCCGAGTTGCGGTCGGACCTGCATTCCGTCAAGCGCGAAGCCAGCCCGACCGGAGCGCCGAGACTGATCGCCGAGCGGACCACGGAAAGCGGCAGAAGCCACGCGGACAGATTCTGGGCCTTGGCTCTGGCCGTCTCGGCGGCCGTGGAGCCGTCACCTGTATATGCCTATGAAACGGTCAGCCGGAGAACCTGGCGCGGAAGCGAGGATAATGAACGATGGTAG
- a CDS encoding phage protease, whose protein sequence is MKTLTDRFSIRLPSSDTPPEWVHLVPAGNFSGRDGRGPYELDADAVLSAFAGWGIDLVVDYDHQTLTAEKKAGPVPAAGWIKKLELREDGVWGQATWTETAAKALAAKEYRYLSPVFAYDPDTGRVVSLSGAGLTNTPNLYLHAAASQGDPMSKELQERVAHKLGLAPTASAEEILAELDKKKDLLTAAQAAQGAAPDPTKYVPLDQHEAVSRKLAELEGEVKTKAATDAVSAAMSAGKIAPAMEGWAKDYAMADLEGFAKYVEAAPVIASSHSMKRPDGDGHSELSEDDRTAARLLGMSEEAFSQAKKDVQHG, encoded by the coding sequence ATGAAGACCCTCACCGATCGTTTCAGCATCCGCCTTCCTTCCTCGGACACCCCGCCGGAATGGGTTCATCTCGTTCCGGCGGGGAACTTCTCGGGGCGCGACGGGCGCGGGCCGTATGAGCTTGACGCCGACGCCGTGCTGTCTGCCTTTGCCGGGTGGGGAATCGACCTGGTGGTCGACTACGATCACCAGACCCTTACCGCCGAGAAGAAGGCCGGACCAGTCCCCGCAGCCGGATGGATCAAGAAGCTGGAGCTTCGAGAGGACGGCGTGTGGGGGCAGGCAACGTGGACCGAGACGGCAGCAAAAGCGCTCGCCGCCAAGGAGTACAGGTACCTGTCGCCGGTATTCGCATACGACCCGGACACCGGAAGGGTCGTGTCTCTCTCCGGGGCTGGCCTGACGAACACCCCCAACCTTTACCTGCATGCCGCAGCCTCTCAAGGAGACCCCATGAGCAAGGAACTGCAGGAGCGAGTCGCCCACAAGCTGGGACTCGCCCCCACCGCCTCGGCCGAGGAAATCCTGGCCGAGCTTGACAAGAAGAAAGACCTGCTGACCGCAGCCCAGGCCGCACAGGGCGCGGCCCCCGACCCGACCAAGTACGTGCCTCTCGACCAGCATGAAGCGGTGTCCCGAAAGCTGGCCGAACTGGAGGGCGAGGTCAAAACCAAGGCCGCGACGGACGCCGTGTCCGCAGCGATGTCCGCTGGCAAGATCGCCCCTGCCATGGAGGGCTGGGCCAAGGATTACGCGATGGCCGACCTCGAAGGCTTCGCCAAGTACGTGGAGGCGGCTCCTGTCATCGCTTCCTCCCATTCCATGAAGCGCCCGGACGGCGACGGCCATTCCGAGCTGTCCGAGGACGATCGCACGGCGGCCCGCCTGCTGGGCATGTCGGAAGAAGCGTTTTCCCAGGCCAAGAAGGATGTCCAGCAT
- a CDS encoding phage protein Gp27 family protein, which yields MARKSTVQQLSPEIRSYLERRIVEGRLTLDELIADLQDKFPDEAAPSRSAVHRYGKKLERKLSAIKASTEAAKLIAESAPDQADLRSAAVISLVQSELFDAMVSLQEAEEESDAGARVKLLSQAAKAIAEVSRASVVQKRWQDEVADKLAKIEEAMQDDARYDAYTFNRIKEELYGS from the coding sequence ATGGCAAGGAAATCCACAGTCCAGCAGCTTTCACCGGAGATACGGTCCTATCTGGAGCGGCGGATCGTCGAGGGCAGATTGACGCTCGACGAGCTGATCGCAGACCTGCAGGACAAGTTTCCCGACGAGGCCGCTCCCTCCCGCTCCGCCGTGCATCGCTACGGAAAGAAGCTGGAACGAAAGCTCTCGGCCATCAAGGCGAGTACGGAAGCCGCGAAGCTCATTGCGGAGAGCGCGCCGGATCAGGCGGACCTCAGGTCCGCAGCTGTTATCAGTCTGGTCCAGTCGGAACTGTTCGATGCGATGGTGTCGCTGCAGGAGGCCGAGGAAGAGTCCGACGCCGGAGCGCGTGTCAAGCTGCTCTCCCAGGCCGCCAAGGCTATCGCGGAGGTTTCCAGAGCGTCTGTGGTTCAAAAGCGCTGGCAGGACGAGGTGGCCGACAAGCTGGCCAAGATCGAAGAGGCCATGCAGGACGATGCTCGTTACGACGCATACACATTCAATCGCATCAAGGAAGAGCTGTATGGCAGCTAA
- a CDS encoding DNA adenine methylase, protein MKYPGGKRWLAKDIAAMLPPHRCYVEVFGGMGAVLLAKEPSPVEVYNDVDEGLVTVFRVARHHPDELSKELRYCLFSRSERLHWLESPGETDIQRAARWIAARWTGFAGLAGRGFHVSRSCAAASRDTLIKNIMAVSDRLARVSIECLDWRRLIDLYDHAPSGGGGGSLFPGPSLRGRRPEAVRERRHRPCRASGAPAYC, encoded by the coding sequence ATGAAATATCCCGGCGGAAAGAGGTGGCTGGCAAAAGACATTGCCGCCATGCTTCCGCCGCATCGTTGTTATGTGGAGGTCTTTGGTGGCATGGGGGCCGTGCTCCTGGCGAAAGAGCCCTCTCCTGTCGAGGTGTACAACGACGTCGACGAGGGGCTGGTGACGGTCTTCCGCGTCGCACGGCATCATCCCGACGAGCTTTCCAAGGAGCTTCGGTACTGCCTCTTTTCCCGTTCCGAGCGCCTGCACTGGCTGGAGTCTCCGGGCGAGACGGACATTCAGCGCGCCGCGCGGTGGATCGCTGCACGGTGGACCGGCTTTGCCGGGCTGGCCGGTCGTGGCTTCCATGTGTCCAGGTCGTGCGCTGCCGCATCGCGGGACACGCTGATCAAGAACATCATGGCCGTATCCGATCGCCTGGCTCGGGTGTCGATAGAATGCCTCGACTGGCGGCGGCTGATCGACCTTTATGACCACGCCCCTTCGGGGGGGGGGGGGGGTAGTCTTTTTCCTGGACCCTCCCTACGCGGACGGCGACCAGAAGCTGTACGCGAGCGGCGGCATAGACCATGCCGAGCTTCGGGAGCGCCTGCGTACTGTTAA